In a genomic window of Meleagris gallopavo isolate NT-WF06-2002-E0010 breed Aviagen turkey brand Nicholas breeding stock chromosome 1, Turkey_5.1, whole genome shotgun sequence:
- the NCAPH2 gene encoding condensin-2 complex subunit H2: MIPNTAQPAAAAMEDVESRFAHLLQPIRDLTKNWEVDVAAQLGEYLEELDQICISFDGGKTTMNFIEAALLIQGSACIYSKKVEYLYSLVYQALDSISNKKRERQPCSVGPDGKDADATFGMEKEEFLSLDDISNTSQASVDLKMDHQPSAVNVVPLTPMSLVPPEEAEKINNPLFSRKGEILASRKDFRMNTCTPHTSGAFMLELAGLSPVCLQDRNREENNAGGAVGAQSSVVGGRESLRVSSGAMPVQALNFSDDGGAAGPDDDHDGGDDLPVDPKDNMEVTPAANEHIELQRSVPQVKGYMLRQRAPAEDLQSHIKEMLDPWQSLDPFGDSEEKPFRKGRPFLVPHGMDDLVGSKRKRKGSRKLQDFLKWFSATYNNSADCRKTRRKGPTFADLEVLYWKQQKERLAAQRKLQSRMGPPLSLPPGHEEEEQEELDALEEERGNEEDGEAADDFMEHEFIQEEDVENLVEKAMAPCDVDALSYEELVRKNVELFIANSQRYVQETELSQHIRLWEEKMGPALQEQEERTAFDIHSYGDRLAARFSSLGEWQSFASLVAGLPPFEVCRYMLASLQLVSVGRSSWGW; the protein is encoded by the exons ATGATACCCAACACTGCCcaacctgcagctgctgccatggagGATGTGGAGTCACGCTTTGCACACCTTCTGCAGCCCATCCGTGACCTCACCAAGAACTGGGAGGTGGATGTGGCTGCACAGCTCGGGGAGTACCTGGAGGAG CTGGACCAAATCTGTATTTCCTTTGACGGTGGCAAAACAACCATGAACTTCATAGAAGCAGCTCTGTTAATCCAGGGCTCTGCCTGCATCTACAGCAAGAAG GTGGAGTACCTGTACTCACTGGTCTACCAAGCACTCGATTCCATCTCCAACAAGAA GCGGGAAAGGCAGCCCTGCTCCGTGGGACCAGATGGCAAGGATGCAGATGCAACCTTTGggatggagaaggaagag TTCCTTTCCCTGGATGACATCAGCAACACCAGCCAGGCCAGCGTAGACTTGAAAATGGACCATCAGCCCAGT GCTGTGAACGTTGTTCCCTTGACTCCAATGTCTTTGGTTCCCCCAGAAGAGGCTGAGAAGATAAACAACCCTCTGTTCAG CCGGAAAGGGGAGATCCTGGCCAGCAGGAAGGATTTCAGGATGAACACGTGCACCCCTCACACCAGTGGAGCCTTCATGCTGGAGCTGGCAGGGCTCTCCCCAGTGTGTTTGCAGGATCGGAATCGTGAAGAGAACAACGCTGGCGGAGCAGTAG GAGCACAGTCCTCTGTCGTCGGTGGGAGGGAATCCCTACGTGTGAGCAGCGGTGCGATGCCTGTCCAGGCACTGAACTTCTCAGATGAtggag GTGCTGCAGGACCAGATGATGACCACGATGGAGGGGATGACTTGCCTGTGGACCCCAAGGACAACATGGAAGTGACTCCAGCTGCCAATGAACACATTGAGCTGCAGCGG AGTGTGCCCCAGGTGAAGGGTTACATGCTGAGGCAGCGAGCCCCTGCTGAGGACCTTCAGTCCCACATCAAG GAGATGCTGGATCCCTGGCAAAGCCTTGACCCCTTTGGTGACTCTGAGGAGAAACCCTTCAGGAAAG GGAGGCCCTTCCTGGTGCCACATGGCATGGATGACTTGGTTGGTAGCAAGCGGAAAAGGAAAGGATCCAGAAAGCTTCAGGACTTCTTGAAATGGTTTTCTGCCACCT ACAACAACAGTGCTGACTGCAGGAAAACCAGGAGGAAAGGACCGACGTTTGCTG ATCTGGAGGTGCTGTActggaagcagcagaaggagcGGCTCGCAGCACAGAGGAAGTTGCAGAGCAGGATG GGACCACCCTTGTCACTACCGCCAGGGCATGAAGAAGAggagcaggaagagctggatgCGCTGGAGGAGGAGCGGGGCAATGAAGAGGATGGGGAAGCAGCAG ATGACTTTATGGAGCACGAGTTCATCCAGGAGGAGGATGTGGAGAATCTAGTCGAGAAAGCTATGG CTCCCTGCGATGTGGACGCGCTGAGCTATGAGGAGCTGGTGAGGAAGAACGTG GAGCTGTTCATTGCCAATTCCCAGAGGTATGTACAGGAGACAGAGCTCTCCCAGCACATCCGCCTTTGGGAGGAGAAGATGGGGCCGGCACTGCAGGAGCAG GAGGAGCGCACGGCCTTCGACATCCACAGCTACGGGGACAGGCTGGCAGCTCGCTTCTCCAGCCTGGGTGAGTGGCAGTCCTTTGCCAGCCTGGTGGCCGGCCTGCCACCCTTCGAGGTGTGCCGCTACATGCTGGCCTCACTGCAGCTGGTGAGTGTGGGAAGGAGCTCCTGGGGGTGG